One Methanobacterium sp. genomic region harbors:
- a CDS encoding DUF788 domain-containing protein has translation MDKLQISSYLIFIISVASIAYGLLFNPANWVVYG, from the coding sequence ATGGATAAATTACAAATTTCAAGTTATTTAATATTCATCATCTCAGTGGCAAGTATCGCATATGGCCTCCTGTTTAACCCAGCCAACTGGGTAGTTTACGGAAT